One genomic segment of Chiloscyllium plagiosum isolate BGI_BamShark_2017 chromosome 10, ASM401019v2, whole genome shotgun sequence includes these proteins:
- the LOC122553917 gene encoding G-protein coupled receptor 4-like, which translates to MVNTMSNVEHCYNCSNSEGLFPIVILSCTFAIGLPLNIIALFGVYQLRNQPGLLVTYTLNLILTDLCNLVTLPLWIEYFLNHMHWVHGKVTCLVTHFVFYIDIYVGVYFLTWIAIDRYLAIVHPLRSRGLRTKKFAVIISICGWLFCSAGGLPFMLLFEFVENESCFEMYPSSLNYAILRLVSICFVFFLPCVILCFTYGSTLQTIQRTRSLEPDEKKRIQQLLLTVGFIFLVFFGPYHIVYTYGIVVLFSADDICHHECSIVFYLHATLAFMTLNNVFVPVLYIFVSGDIRKSLCKCYGCIKLGEAGVCYMNCIDKLTNRNRGNPSHSEQELHQNQAN; encoded by the coding sequence ATGGTAAACACAATGAGCAACGTGGAGCACTGTTACAACTGCAGCAACTCTGAAGGACTCTTCCCCATTGTGATATTAAGTTGCACCTTTGCCATTGGCCTTCCCTTGAACATTATTGCTCTGTTTGGCGTGTATCAGCTGAGGAACCAACCTGGATTGCTGGTCACGTATACACTGAACCTCATCCTAACGGATCTTTGTAATCTCGTGACCTTGCCTCTGTGGATAGAGTACTTCCTCAATCACATGCACTGGGTGCACGGTAAGGTCACCTGCTTGGTAACTCACTTTGTGTTCTACATTGACATCTACGTCGGGGTCTACTTTCTAACCTGGATTGCAATTGATCGCTATCTGGCCATCGTCCACCCTTTGCGCTCTCGAGGACTTCGAACCAAAAAGTTTGCTGTTATAATCAGCATCTGCGGGTGGCTCTTCTGTAGCGCGGGAGGTCTCCCCTTCATGCTGTTATTTGAGTTTGTGGAAAATGAGTCATGCTTTGAGATGTATCCATCATCTCTAAACTACGCCATTCTCAGGTTGGTATCAATCTGTTTTGTATTTTTCCTCCCCTGTGTCATTCTCTGCTTCACTTATGGAAGCACTCTTCAAACTATTCAAAGAACAAGGTCTCTGGAACCTGATGAAAAGAAACGGATACAACAGTTGCTGCTGACAGTGGGGTTCATATTTCTTGTATTTTTTGGCCCATACCACATAGTCTACACTTACGGGATCGTTGTCTTATTCTCTGCTGACGATATCTGTCACCATGAATGTTCTattgtcttctaccttcatgcAACTTTGGCATTTATGACTCTTAACAATGTATTTGTTCCGGTGTTGTATATATTTGTTAGTGGAGATATCCGAAAGAGCCTTTGCAAATGTTATGGATGCATTAAGTTGGGAGAAGCAGGAGTCTGTTATATGAACTGCATTGACAAACTTACAAACCGAAATAGAGGAAACCCTTCACATTCAGAGCAGGAACTTCATCAGAATCAAGCAAATTAA